One Serinicoccus chungangensis genomic window carries:
- a CDS encoding cytochrome c oxidase assembly protein, translating into MSLRTPSSPVARAVDDARIPPTLRWTVPVTTVLTALVVAVPAAALSGAVAPLLLGDAGPVVRWGMVLLKVVHHLAAALTIGLLVAAAFLVREGRGTDRRGAAARVAALSALLWAVSSAAILVVGFGDLAGIPLGAPGYLSDLLANLWGLEAMRLRLIETVLVALLVPLAASARTRGALAWASVLALVALLPLAYGGHASGSDGHETAVTALALHLVGMCVWVGGLMALGLLLPLLGPALPDTLRRYSLLATWCYAAIALSGLLFALLTVDDLADLSSAYWVLIWAKVLLLGVLGVFGGLQRRVVIGRGADRPWLFGALAAGELAVMGAAVALGTVLSRTPPPVVESSADVDTAVFALTGYPMPPPYSSARLLDTWQVNWLFLLVAFVAVGLYAAGCVKLWRRGDRWPWWRLLVWVLGWALFVYVTSGAPAVYGRVMFSQHMMMHMALMMGVPLLLVPAQAITLAYRTLPARRDKTLGPREVLLAVVHSRWAGFVANPLVAGVVFFGSLIVFYWTGLLELAMTTHVGHVLMVVHFSLSGFAFVWSLVGQDPGPEKWPAPLRILVLLGTLAAHAFFGLALMQGSWLLAPAFYKAIEVPWVPDLLADQQVGGAIAWGVGELPTVVLVLMVMVDWMHRDERESVRSDRRADRDDDAELAAYNAHLQSLAQRSRR; encoded by the coding sequence ATGTCGTTGCGCACCCCCTCGTCACCGGTCGCCCGGGCGGTGGACGACGCGCGCATCCCCCCGACCCTGCGCTGGACCGTGCCGGTGACGACCGTGCTCACCGCGCTCGTCGTGGCGGTCCCCGCCGCCGCGCTGAGCGGTGCCGTCGCCCCGCTGCTGCTGGGCGACGCCGGCCCGGTCGTGCGCTGGGGCATGGTCCTGCTGAAGGTCGTCCACCACCTGGCCGCCGCGCTGACCATCGGGCTGCTCGTCGCCGCGGCCTTCCTGGTCCGCGAGGGTCGCGGGACCGACCGACGGGGGGCGGCCGCCCGGGTGGCGGCCCTGTCCGCGCTGCTCTGGGCGGTCTCGTCGGCGGCCATCCTCGTCGTCGGGTTCGGTGACCTGGCCGGCATACCGCTCGGTGCCCCCGGCTACCTGTCCGACCTGCTGGCCAACCTCTGGGGGCTGGAGGCCATGCGCCTGCGGCTCATCGAGACGGTCCTGGTCGCCCTGCTCGTGCCGCTCGCCGCCTCGGCGCGGACGCGGGGGGCGCTGGCCTGGGCCTCGGTGCTGGCGCTCGTGGCGCTGCTGCCGTTGGCCTACGGCGGGCACGCCAGCGGCAGCGACGGCCACGAGACGGCCGTCACCGCCCTGGCGCTGCACCTCGTGGGCATGTGCGTCTGGGTGGGCGGGCTCATGGCGCTGGGCCTGCTGCTGCCCCTGCTCGGCCCCGCGCTGCCCGACACCCTGCGCCGCTACTCGCTGCTCGCGACCTGGTGCTACGCCGCCATCGCGCTCTCCGGGCTGCTCTTCGCCCTGCTCACCGTCGACGACCTCGCGGACCTGTCCAGCGCCTACTGGGTGCTCATCTGGGCCAAGGTGCTGCTGCTCGGGGTGCTGGGCGTCTTCGGGGGGCTCCAGCGCCGGGTCGTCATCGGTCGGGGGGCCGACCGCCCGTGGCTGTTCGGTGCGCTGGCCGCCGGCGAGCTGGCCGTCATGGGTGCGGCGGTGGCGCTCGGCACGGTCCTCTCGCGCACGCCGCCGCCCGTGGTGGAGTCCTCCGCCGACGTGGACACGGCCGTCTTCGCGCTCACCGGCTACCCCATGCCGCCGCCCTACAGCTCGGCCCGGCTGCTCGACACGTGGCAGGTCAACTGGCTCTTCCTGCTCGTGGCGTTCGTGGCCGTCGGGCTCTACGCCGCCGGCTGCGTCAAGCTCTGGCGCCGCGGCGACCGCTGGCCCTGGTGGCGGCTGCTCGTGTGGGTCCTGGGCTGGGCGCTGTTCGTCTACGTCACCAGCGGGGCCCCCGCGGTCTACGGCCGGGTGATGTTCTCGCAGCACATGATGATGCACATGGCGCTCATGATGGGCGTGCCCCTCCTGCTCGTGCCCGCGCAGGCGATCACCCTGGCCTACCGCACGCTGCCGGCGCGCCGCGACAAGACCCTCGGCCCCCGCGAGGTCCTGCTCGCCGTCGTCCACTCCCGCTGGGCCGGGTTCGTGGCCAACCCGCTGGTCGCCGGGGTGGTCTTCTTCGGCAGCCTCATCGTCTTCTACTGGACCGGGCTGCTGGAGCTCGCCATGACGACCCACGTGGGGCACGTGCTCATGGTCGTCCACTTCTCGCTGTCCGGCTTCGCCTTCGTGTGGTCGCTCGTCGGCCAGGACCCGGGGCCGGAGAAGTGGCCGGCGCCCCTGCGCATCCTCGTGCTGCTCGGCACCCTGGCGGCGCACGCCTTCTTCGGGCTCGCGCTCATGCAGGGCAGCTGGCTGCTCGCGCCGGCGTTCTACAAGGCGATCGAGGTGCCGTGGGTCCCTGACCTCCTGGCCGACCAGCAGGTGGGCGGGGCCATCGCCTGGGGGGTCGGCGAGCTGCCGACGGTGGTGCTCGTGCTCATGGTCATGGTGGACTGGATGCACCGCGACGAGCGGGAGAGCGTGCGCTCGGACCGCCGGGCCGACCGCGACGACGACGCCGAGCTCGCCGCCTACAACGCCCACCTGCAGAGCCTGGCGCAGAGGAGCCGACGATGA
- a CDS encoding maleylpyruvate isomerase family mycothiol-dependent enzyme: MVVHPSPPADVPGYVEAYRQVLLSMVNTCDGLREAEWDLPTDCPGWTVRDHVAHTVHIEDYLSGSEHPAVEETIEVGSPEHVRNEAGVWMEQGIRSRAGLTPDQLLAELRGLVEIRSADLYAHDLALDSTVRSIRGKETTFQRLVRLRLCDVWTHEQDIRQALGRPGSLDGDGAATWTATVLEALPEVVLRRVQPEPGTVVILESTGPVTGRAGVRIDVDEDGEPVAHELFTGHSAEEGEDVPVTDAGEEATTTISMSTHALARRTAGRSGTDDTAYHVQGDEELARAVLDALTLAR, encoded by the coding sequence ATGGTCGTTCATCCCTCCCCGCCCGCCGACGTGCCCGGCTACGTCGAGGCGTACCGCCAGGTGCTGCTCTCGATGGTCAACACCTGCGACGGGCTGCGCGAGGCCGAGTGGGACCTGCCGACCGACTGCCCCGGCTGGACGGTCCGCGACCACGTGGCCCACACCGTGCACATCGAGGACTACCTCTCCGGGTCCGAGCACCCCGCGGTCGAGGAGACGATCGAGGTCGGCTCCCCCGAGCACGTCCGCAACGAGGCGGGGGTGTGGATGGAGCAGGGGATCCGCTCGCGCGCCGGGCTCACGCCGGACCAGCTGCTGGCCGAGCTGCGCGGGCTGGTCGAGATCCGCAGCGCGGACCTGTATGCCCACGACCTCGCCCTGGACTCCACCGTCCGCTCCATCCGCGGCAAGGAGACAACCTTCCAGCGGCTCGTCCGGCTGCGTCTGTGCGACGTCTGGACCCACGAGCAGGACATCCGGCAGGCCCTCGGGCGGCCCGGGTCGCTGGACGGCGACGGCGCGGCGACGTGGACCGCCACGGTCCTCGAGGCGCTCCCCGAGGTGGTGCTGCGCCGGGTCCAGCCGGAGCCGGGCACCGTCGTCATCCTGGAGAGCACCGGCCCGGTGACCGGGCGGGCCGGGGTGCGGATCGACGTCGACGAGGACGGCGAGCCGGTCGCGCACGAGCTCTTCACCGGCCACTCCGCGGAGGAGGGCGAGGACGTGCCGGTCACGGATGCCGGCGAGGAGGCCACGACCACCATCTCGATGTCCACCCACGCCCTCGCCCGCCGCACGGCCGGACGGTCCGGCACCGACGACACGGCCTACCACGTGCAGGGCGACGAGGAGCTGGCCCGGGCGGTGCTCGACGCCCTGACGCTCGCGCGCTGA
- a CDS encoding DUF368 domain-containing protein codes for MTDTSRAPSQHVARSRKLLPLDLLRGFLIGMAELIPGVSGGTVALVTGLYEQLIGSASHVVSAAKALVVGDERGRVQGALTELRRTDWWLLVPVLVGMALAVLTMAGVMSRFVTEAPEHARGLFLGMVATSVVVPLRMLTERRRPVWVEVLLAVGAAVLAWTLIGFAGGQAVADPPLLVVFGAAAVAICALVVPGVSGSFFLLAVGLYTTTLDAVDSGDLLYIGVFALGAATGLASFVQLLSWLLSQHRRATLIVMAGLMVGSLRALWPWQESAGGEDHGPGALVAPYAPVLGPVLLALLGAAVVAVLVVVEARSSSDDD; via the coding sequence GTGACCGACACCTCCCGCGCCCCGTCGCAGCACGTCGCCCGTAGCCGGAAGCTGCTCCCGCTGGACCTCCTGCGCGGCTTCCTCATCGGCATGGCCGAGCTCATCCCCGGCGTCTCCGGCGGCACCGTCGCCCTCGTGACCGGGCTCTACGAGCAGCTCATCGGCAGCGCCTCCCACGTCGTGTCCGCGGCCAAGGCCCTCGTCGTCGGCGACGAGCGCGGGCGGGTCCAGGGGGCCCTCACCGAGCTGCGCCGCACCGACTGGTGGCTCCTCGTCCCCGTGCTCGTGGGCATGGCGCTGGCCGTCCTGACGATGGCCGGGGTGATGAGCCGCTTCGTCACCGAGGCCCCCGAGCACGCCCGCGGGCTCTTCCTCGGGATGGTGGCGACGAGCGTGGTGGTGCCGCTGCGGATGCTGACCGAGCGCCGCCGCCCCGTGTGGGTGGAGGTCCTGCTCGCCGTCGGCGCGGCCGTGCTGGCCTGGACGCTCATCGGCTTCGCCGGCGGCCAGGCGGTCGCCGACCCGCCGCTCCTCGTCGTCTTCGGCGCCGCGGCCGTGGCCATCTGCGCGCTGGTCGTCCCCGGGGTCTCCGGGTCCTTCTTCCTGCTGGCCGTCGGCCTCTACACCACCACCCTCGACGCGGTGGACTCCGGCGACCTGCTCTACATCGGCGTCTTCGCGCTGGGCGCGGCCACCGGCCTGGCGTCCTTCGTGCAGCTGCTCAGCTGGCTGCTGTCCCAGCACCGCCGCGCCACGCTCATCGTCATGGCCGGCCTCATGGTCGGGTCGCTGCGGGCGCTGTGGCCCTGGCAGGAGTCGGCGGGCGGCGAGGACCACGGGCCGGGTGCCCTCGTCGCGCCCTACGCCCCGGTGCTGGGCCCGGTCCTCCTCGCGCTGCTCGGCGCCGCGGTGGTCGCCGTGCTCGTGGTCGTCGAGGCCCGCAGCAGCAGCGACGACGACTGA
- a CDS encoding dihydrolipoamide acetyltransferase family protein has translation MPEFKLPDPGEGLVEATIIQWKVAEGDTVRTNDIVVEVETAKSLVELPIPWAGTVTRILAAEGEEVEVGTPIVVVDDGSGEAPAAGGGAGTDVADVTDEAAAASDDLVPSPPEGGGSTGSTREAMLVGYGAIEGSTTRRKRRRGASGAEAEAAAATPQRKAKASPPVRKYAKDRGVDINEVDAAGPTGIVRRSDIDAFLDGATTAPEAAGGAPAPSPAAAGGAPSAAPDVARGPAAPAYQRPVLDRAGAREERIDVKGVRKMTAQAMVGSAFTAPHVTEFVTVDVTRTMELIDRLKADRAFRDLRINPLLVLAKAMTVAVRRNPGMNAVWDEDAQQIVQRNYVNLGIAAATPRGLVVPNIKDADLLDLRQLAEAMTDLVATAKAGRTQPADMSGGTITITNVGVFGIDTGTPIINPGESAIVCFGAVRRMPWVVGEGEQERIEPRWVTQLAVSFDHRLIDGELGSMFLADLAALLEDPARALAWA, from the coding sequence GTGCCCGAGTTCAAGCTCCCCGACCCCGGCGAAGGCCTCGTCGAGGCGACGATCATCCAGTGGAAGGTCGCCGAGGGCGACACCGTGAGGACCAACGACATCGTGGTCGAGGTGGAGACCGCGAAGTCCCTGGTGGAGCTGCCCATCCCGTGGGCGGGCACGGTCACCAGGATCCTGGCCGCCGAGGGCGAGGAGGTCGAGGTCGGGACCCCGATCGTCGTCGTGGACGACGGCAGCGGCGAGGCCCCGGCGGCGGGCGGGGGCGCCGGCACGGACGTCGCGGACGTCACCGACGAGGCGGCCGCGGCGTCGGACGACCTGGTCCCCAGCCCGCCCGAGGGCGGCGGCAGCACCGGCAGCACCCGCGAGGCGATGCTCGTCGGCTACGGCGCGATCGAGGGCTCCACCACCCGCCGCAAGCGTCGCCGGGGGGCCTCCGGCGCCGAGGCCGAGGCGGCCGCGGCGACCCCGCAGCGCAAGGCCAAGGCCTCGCCGCCGGTCCGCAAGTACGCCAAGGACCGCGGGGTGGACATCAACGAGGTGGACGCCGCCGGCCCGACCGGCATCGTGCGGCGCTCCGACATCGACGCCTTCCTCGACGGCGCGACGACCGCACCCGAGGCCGCGGGCGGCGCCCCGGCCCCCTCACCCGCCGCCGCGGGCGGTGCGCCGTCCGCCGCGCCCGACGTCGCGCGCGGTCCTGCCGCACCGGCATACCAGCGGCCGGTGCTCGACCGCGCCGGCGCGCGGGAGGAGCGCATCGACGTCAAGGGCGTGCGCAAGATGACGGCGCAGGCGATGGTGGGCTCGGCCTTCACCGCGCCGCACGTCACCGAGTTCGTCACCGTCGACGTCACCCGGACGATGGAGCTCATCGACCGGCTCAAGGCGGACCGCGCCTTCCGTGACCTGCGCATCAACCCGCTGCTCGTCCTCGCCAAGGCGATGACCGTCGCGGTCCGTCGCAACCCGGGCATGAACGCCGTCTGGGACGAGGACGCCCAGCAGATCGTGCAGCGCAACTACGTCAACCTCGGCATCGCCGCCGCGACGCCCCGCGGCCTGGTCGTCCCCAACATCAAGGACGCCGACCTGCTGGACCTGCGGCAGCTCGCCGAGGCGATGACCGACCTGGTCGCGACCGCCAAGGCGGGGCGCACCCAGCCGGCCGACATGTCCGGCGGCACCATCACCATCACCAACGTCGGCGTCTTCGGCATCGACACCGGCACGCCGATCATCAACCCGGGGGAGTCCGCGATCGTCTGCTTCGGCGCCGTGCGGCGGATGCCGTGGGTCGTCGGCGAGGGCGAGCAGGAGCGGATCGAGCCGCGCTGGGTCACCCAGCTCGCGGTGAGCTTCGACCACCGGCTCATCGACGGCGAGCTGGGCTCGATGTTCCTCGCCGACCTGGCCGCGCTGCTCGAGGACCCGGCCCGGGCGCTCGCCTGGGCCTGA
- a CDS encoding alpha-ketoacid dehydrogenase subunit beta codes for MSTQSTATRMTIAKALNAGMRAAMERDPKVVLMGEDVGKLGGVFRITEGLQKDFGEDRVVDTPLAESGIMGAAVGMALRGYRPVVEIQFDGFVYPAFDQIVSQVAKMHNRSLGALKVPMVIRIPYGGGIGAVEHHSESNESYFAHTAGLRVVTCSGTEDAYWMMQQAIASDDPVVFYEPKRRYHERGVLDLGEGGGGSSLEDAPHALEDAVVRVEGSDVTVLTYGPMVKVAHAAAQAAELEDGPSIEVVDLRSLSPLDVDVIEESVRKTGRCIALSEAQTFASITSELAAHVQEHCFYHLEAPVLRVGGYNIPYPPSRHEEVFLPDLDRVLHAVETVLAY; via the coding sequence ATGAGCACGCAGAGCACGGCGACCCGCATGACCATCGCCAAGGCGCTCAACGCCGGTATGCGCGCGGCGATGGAGCGCGACCCCAAGGTCGTCCTCATGGGCGAGGACGTCGGCAAGCTGGGCGGGGTCTTCCGCATCACCGAGGGCCTGCAGAAGGACTTCGGGGAGGACCGAGTCGTCGACACCCCCCTCGCCGAGTCCGGGATCATGGGCGCCGCGGTCGGGATGGCGCTGCGCGGCTACCGCCCGGTCGTCGAGATCCAGTTCGACGGGTTCGTCTACCCCGCCTTCGACCAGATCGTCAGCCAGGTCGCCAAGATGCACAACCGCAGCCTGGGCGCGCTCAAGGTGCCGATGGTCATCCGCATCCCCTACGGCGGCGGCATCGGCGCGGTCGAGCACCACAGCGAGTCCAACGAGAGCTACTTCGCGCACACGGCCGGGCTGCGGGTGGTCACCTGCTCCGGCACCGAGGACGCCTACTGGATGATGCAGCAGGCGATCGCCAGCGACGACCCGGTGGTGTTCTACGAGCCCAAGCGCCGCTACCACGAGCGCGGGGTGCTCGACCTGGGCGAGGGCGGCGGTGGCAGCTCGCTCGAGGACGCGCCGCACGCGCTCGAGGACGCCGTCGTCCGGGTGGAGGGCAGCGACGTCACCGTGCTCACCTACGGCCCGATGGTCAAGGTCGCGCACGCCGCGGCCCAGGCCGCCGAGCTCGAGGACGGCCCCTCCATCGAGGTCGTCGACCTGCGGTCGCTGTCGCCCCTGGACGTCGACGTCATCGAGGAGTCGGTGCGCAAGACCGGCCGGTGCATCGCGCTGTCCGAGGCGCAGACCTTCGCCAGCATCACCTCCGAGCTCGCGGCGCACGTGCAGGAGCACTGCTTCTACCACCTCGAGGCCCCGGTCCTGCGGGTCGGCGGCTACAACATCCCCTACCCGCCGAGCCGGCACGAGGAGGTCTTCCTCCCCGACCTCGACCGCGTCCTGCACGCCGTCGAGACCGTGCTCGCATACTGA
- the pdhA gene encoding pyruvate dehydrogenase (acetyl-transferring) E1 component subunit alpha, translated as MSDDEVAPEGATPTGHEPPERDITDGGPDMIQFLAADGTRLEVTPQTEPYASYLEDLDEDDLRGLLRDLILVRRVDAEGFALQRQGELGLWPSLLGQEAAQVGAGRAMRPQDYAFPGYREHGVAWCKGVPPENLLGMFRGVNHGGWDSNDNNFHLYTIVIGNQMLHAVGYAMGVDRDGAVGTGDPERDTAVMAFTGDGGTAQGDFNESLVFAAVTGAPVVFYVQNNHWAISEPNDRQFTTPPYRRADGFGFPGIRVDGNDVLASYAVSRYALDRARSGQGPTLIEAFTYRMGAHTTSDDPTKYRISAEVDAWKAKDPIDRMTAYLRGTGAVDDAWVERTQEEADELATRIRRACQTMPDPPHEEMFAHVYAEPHRLVEREARAFADYQADFED; from the coding sequence GTGAGCGACGACGAGGTCGCGCCGGAGGGCGCCACCCCCACCGGCCACGAGCCGCCCGAGCGGGACATCACCGACGGCGGTCCGGACATGATCCAGTTCCTCGCCGCCGACGGCACCCGGCTGGAGGTGACGCCGCAGACCGAGCCCTACGCCTCCTACCTCGAGGACCTCGACGAGGACGACCTGCGCGGTCTGCTGCGCGACCTCATCCTGGTCCGTCGCGTCGACGCCGAGGGCTTCGCGCTGCAGCGCCAGGGCGAGCTGGGCCTGTGGCCCAGCCTGCTCGGCCAGGAGGCCGCCCAGGTCGGCGCCGGACGGGCGATGCGGCCGCAGGACTACGCCTTCCCGGGCTACCGCGAGCACGGCGTGGCCTGGTGCAAGGGGGTGCCGCCGGAGAACCTGCTCGGCATGTTCCGCGGCGTGAACCACGGCGGCTGGGACTCCAACGACAACAACTTCCACCTCTACACCATCGTCATCGGCAACCAGATGCTGCACGCGGTCGGCTACGCCATGGGCGTCGACCGGGACGGCGCGGTCGGCACCGGCGACCCCGAGCGCGACACCGCGGTCATGGCCTTCACCGGTGACGGCGGCACCGCGCAGGGCGACTTCAACGAGTCGCTCGTCTTCGCCGCGGTCACCGGCGCCCCGGTCGTGTTCTACGTCCAGAACAACCACTGGGCCATCTCCGAGCCCAACGACCGGCAGTTCACCACCCCGCCCTACCGCCGGGCCGACGGCTTCGGCTTCCCCGGGATCCGGGTCGACGGCAACGACGTGCTGGCCAGCTACGCGGTGAGCCGCTACGCGCTCGACCGCGCCCGCAGCGGCCAGGGCCCCACGCTCATCGAGGCGTTCACCTACCGGATGGGCGCCCACACCACCTCCGACGACCCGACGAAGTACCGCATCTCCGCCGAGGTCGACGCGTGGAAGGCGAAGGACCCGATCGACCGGATGACGGCATACCTCCGGGGGACCGGCGCCGTCGACGACGCCTGGGTCGAGCGGACCCAGGAGGAGGCCGACGAGCTCGCCACGCGGATCCGCCGGGCCTGCCAGACGATGCCCGACCCGCCGCACGAGGAGATGTTCGCGCACGTCTACGCCGAGCCGCACCGGCTCGTCGAGCGCGAGGCGCGGGCCTTCGCCGACTACCAGGCCGACTTCGAGGACTGA
- a CDS encoding phage holin family protein: MKLLASVVANGVALWVASAIVSGIEFGGRGLSQLLTILGVALVFGLVNAVVRPLVQLLSLPLIVLTLGLFLIIVNALMLLLTSWLSGVLGLSFTVDDLFWSAILGSIIISIVSLFVGMLLPDGRERA; this comes from the coding sequence ATGAAGCTCCTCGCCTCCGTCGTCGCCAACGGCGTCGCCCTCTGGGTCGCCTCCGCCATCGTCTCGGGTATCGAGTTCGGCGGCCGGGGACTGTCCCAGCTGCTCACCATCCTCGGTGTCGCGCTCGTCTTCGGCCTCGTCAACGCGGTCGTCCGGCCCCTGGTCCAGCTGCTCTCGCTGCCGCTCATCGTGCTCACCCTCGGGCTCTTCCTCATCATCGTCAACGCGCTCATGCTGCTCCTGACGTCCTGGCTCTCCGGCGTCCTGGGGCTCAGCTTCACCGTCGACGACCTCTTCTGGAGCGCGATCCTCGGGTCGATCATCATCTCGATCGTCTCGCTCTTCGTCGGCATGCTGCTCCCCGACGGGCGCGAGCGGGCCTGA
- the hisC gene encoding histidinol-phosphate transaminase: protein MTDQPSPVRLRAALSGVPAYVPGKPPAPVEGVTAYKISSNENPHPPLPSVLDAISRAAQSVNRYPDMGVVSLTEALAADLGVPAEQVATGTGSVAVLTQLVAITCDPGDEVVYAWRSFEAYPIVVALSGAASVQVPLDEHARHDLDAMADAITDRTRLVLVCTPNNPTGPAVRADELEAFLDRVPDDVLVVIDEAYLEFTTEESVPDALAVARDRPNVVVLRTFSKAYGLAGLRVGYAVAHPEIATALRKAATPFGVTDLAQQAAIASLAARDELLARVEELVAERERVVAALRDQGWDVPQAQGNFCWLPLGDDAVAFAQAAQARGLMVRPFAGDGVRCSIGETEANDRLVDVAREWLTTRA, encoded by the coding sequence ATGACCGACCAGCCGAGCCCCGTCCGTCTGCGGGCCGCCCTGAGCGGCGTGCCCGCCTACGTCCCCGGGAAGCCGCCGGCGCCGGTCGAGGGGGTCACCGCCTACAAGATCTCCTCCAACGAGAACCCGCACCCGCCGCTGCCCTCGGTCCTCGACGCGATCTCGCGGGCCGCGCAGAGCGTCAACCGCTACCCCGACATGGGGGTGGTGTCGCTCACCGAGGCGCTGGCGGCGGACCTCGGCGTGCCCGCGGAGCAGGTCGCCACCGGGACCGGCAGCGTCGCCGTCCTCACCCAGCTCGTCGCGATCACCTGCGACCCCGGCGACGAGGTCGTCTACGCGTGGCGCAGCTTCGAGGCCTACCCGATCGTCGTGGCGCTCTCCGGCGCGGCCTCGGTGCAGGTCCCGCTGGACGAGCACGCCCGGCACGACCTGGACGCGATGGCCGACGCCATCACCGACCGGACCCGGCTCGTCCTCGTGTGCACCCCCAACAACCCCACGGGCCCGGCGGTGCGCGCCGACGAGCTGGAGGCCTTCCTCGACCGCGTGCCCGACGACGTGCTCGTCGTCATCGACGAGGCCTACCTCGAGTTCACCACCGAGGAGTCGGTCCCGGACGCGCTCGCGGTCGCCCGCGACCGCCCCAACGTCGTGGTGCTGCGGACCTTCTCCAAGGCCTACGGGCTGGCCGGGCTGCGGGTGGGGTATGCCGTGGCGCACCCCGAGATCGCGACCGCGCTGCGCAAGGCGGCGACCCCCTTCGGCGTGACCGACCTGGCGCAGCAGGCGGCGATCGCGAGCCTGGCGGCGCGCGACGAGCTGCTCGCGCGGGTGGAGGAGCTCGTCGCCGAGCGCGAGCGGGTGGTCGCCGCGCTGCGCGACCAGGGCTGGGACGTCCCCCAGGCGCAGGGCAACTTCTGCTGGCTGCCGCTCGGCGACGACGCGGTGGCCTTCGCTCAGGCGGCGCAGGCGCGCGGGCTCATGGTGCGGCCCTTCGCCGGCGACGGGGTGCGCTGCTCCATCGGCGAGACCGAGGCCAACGACCGGCTGGTCGACGTGGCGCGGGAGTGGCTCACCACGCGGGCGTGA